The genomic interval GCGCGAACTGGCCAGATTTCGTTTAACCCGAAAAACCAAACAAAACCGGCCTCTGGAAAAAGTTGCCCAGAGAACAATATCGTTGTGGATCATGGCCGAGCTGGCGGATGACGTCTTCAGAGATATCGATGTTGCAGCGGTGCAACTCACAGAAGATGGCCAGTTTTTGTGGGTATTAATACATCATTATTCATCTGCGCAGGCTCAGACAGAAGTGGCGCTGCAAAAGCTCAACGCACTTCAGGGGTATTTGAGGGCTCAAGTAGCCAGAGCCGTGAATCGTAAACGGGTTCCGGTTTTGAAATTTGAAGTATTACAGATGGATCGATAGGAGGAAAACAGGATGCCTATACAAACGTTGATGACCAAGGGAAAGGCCCCGGTCAAAATATACACCGATGAGGTGGAACCGGCTGCCATGCAGCAGCTTTATAATTTGTCGCAACTGCCATTTATTCACAGTCATATTGCGGTTATGCCGGATGTGCATATGGGTAAGGGCGCAACGGTTGGATCAGTGATTCCGACCAAAGGTGCCATTATTCCAGCGGCGGTTGGTGTGGATATCGGATGTGGTATGAATGCGGTTCGGTTGTCGGTCAATGCCTCGCATTTGCCGGATAACCTGCGCCGTATTCGTTCAACCATCGAAGCGGCGATTCCGGTTGGATTTAATATGCATAAGTCTGATCGCGCGCGGCCGACTTCAATCCGTGCCCTTGCGGTGGGTTTGGATCGGATCATCGGTAAGCATCGTAAGATTTATTCGATGCAGAAAAAACCGTATCAGACCTGGATACGGCAACTGGGTACTCTGGGTGGTGGCAATCATTTTATTGAGCTGTGCCTGGATGAAAATAACGATATCTGGATCATGCTGCATTCCGGCAGCCGTGGCATCGGCAATGCGATTGGCCAGTATTTTATTGAACTGGCCCGCCGTGATATGGGGCGCCATCTGATGAATCTGCCGGATAAGGATCTGGCTTATTTTTCGGAAGGCGCGGAGCACTTTGATGACTACATCGAAGCGGTGGAATGGGCACAGGAATATGCCATGACCAACCGCCGGGAAATGATGCGGATGATTCTTGATTCGTTACGCAAGCAATTTCCAGGTTTTAAAGTCACCAAGGAGGCGATTAATTGTCACCACAATTATGTGAGTCGTGAATATCATTTTGGTGAGCATGTTTACGTCACTCGAAAAGGAGCCATACGGGCGGGCGAGGGCGAACTGGGCATTATTCCCGGTAGTATGGGAGCAAAGTCTTTTATCGTACGCGGTAAGGGACAGCCGCAGTCTTTTTGCTCGTGCTCCCATGGCGCCGGTCGGACAATGAGTCGCAGTGCCGCTAAACGGAAATTTACCGACATGGATGTGGAGCGTCAGACGGCAGGTGTTGAGTGCCGTAAAGACAGCGGAGTGATCGATGAGATACCCGCTGCGTATAAGGATATTGATACCGTGATGGCCCATCAAAGTGATTTGATTGAGGTGGTGCATACGCTGAAACAAGTGGTTTGCGTCAAAGGATGATGACATATGAAACAGGAAATAGTGACCGAGGTGATCGCCTGTCTTTCTGAAGACAGGACATTATTCCGGTATTTTAAAGGACAGTACGCTGCTTATCTGTTGTCGTGTATCAGCCGATCCGGTACTACTGTCCAGGCTGTGAAGCAGTCCCCGTTCAGAGGACTGTTGGAACAGCCTGATGTCAGAAAGGTGCTTTCGGTTAGTGGAGATGGTTCGCTTGCGTCCGGTGTGTTTGATTATGTCTGGAATGAATCGTGTCAGTCTTTTGTGCTGACTCTGGGTCAATGGGGCAGCAAACGATGGGGTATTCAGACCACCCGTAATGGCTATAATCTGGTGTTGCAGATGAATTTTTCCGAGCAGCACAATCGTGCTTATCAGCGGTTGTTGAAACCCACTCAGGATCATGTGTTTAACTACGCAGGTCATCCTGTTGCTGAGCGGAAGGAGGACGCTCTGTATCGTGATACTCTGGCTTGGGCGCGGCTGGATATAGATCTGGATACTGGTGAGGCGCTGATTGAGGAAGTTCAGAGTGATTGGGTTCGACGGGTAAGAACGGCATTGTCACAATTGAATTCAAAAGGAAAAATCGCTGCTTATTATGGTCGTTGTCTACAGTGTGATGGCAATACATTTCGGCGCTATGCGGAGGAGGTATTCTTACCGTTTGCGTCAATCTGGTCCGAAGCCATGCTGACAGCGGCCATACGTTTTATTCGTGAGGAGCTTGGTATTGGTCGTATTTATTATCATACCCATGAATCTGGCGCATTGTTGAAGGGGATTCGCGGCAGTCATCCGCCGAGGTCGTTGTACACTGATTTGCCGAGGAAATTTTGTTTCCAGCAGACAGATCAGGCACCGGTGTTTATTCGTGAGGATAGGGTATTCAAGCGTAAGTGTCGTGCCATTCGCACAAAATTGTTATGGCATGAACTGATCTTATAAATAACTCAAACTAAGAGGTCTCTGAAAAATGGCCTATTTTCGCGCAGGACGTTGTCAGCGCCAGTCTCACATCCTCATTACACCAGTAAACTGCGGTGTTGCGAGTGGTGCTTCCTGGCCAGCGTCAAAACTGTTCCTATTTTTCAGAGGCCTCTTGGTTACACACTCGTTGGCATGATAAAACTTTCGTGCTCCTATCATCAGATCGGGTCGTTTGGTCTGAAGCTACCAGACTCCGGTTCTCTTGGCTGAAGTCAATACGAATGCCGTCGCAATTGCGGTCCGTCAATATAAATACCGGTAATAATGAGATATATTCTCATTATTATTGCAGAATCAAGAGGCGGGTTGTCATGATAAACAGACGGGATTTTCTCGGATCCATGTTGTCCACGGTGGTCGTTGCCGGAACGGTGGGCTTTCCCAGATTTTCACTGGCCGCCAGCGGCAGTGATGATCCCTATGATTATGTCCTGACGGCCGAGCCGGCTGATATTTCGC from Gynuella sunshinyii YC6258 carries:
- a CDS encoding ribosome-binding factor A, which encodes MAISKQWLHEAKLLCDEPGPEDGVDPRELARFRLTRKTKQNRPLEKVAQRTISLWIMAELADDVFRDIDVAAVQLTEDGQFLWVLIHHYSSAQAQTEVALQKLNALQGYLRAQVARAVNRKRVPVLKFEVLQMDR
- a CDS encoding RtcB family protein, giving the protein MPIQTLMTKGKAPVKIYTDEVEPAAMQQLYNLSQLPFIHSHIAVMPDVHMGKGATVGSVIPTKGAIIPAAVGVDIGCGMNAVRLSVNASHLPDNLRRIRSTIEAAIPVGFNMHKSDRARPTSIRALAVGLDRIIGKHRKIYSMQKKPYQTWIRQLGTLGGGNHFIELCLDENNDIWIMLHSGSRGIGNAIGQYFIELARRDMGRHLMNLPDKDLAYFSEGAEHFDDYIEAVEWAQEYAMTNRREMMRMILDSLRKQFPGFKVTKEAINCHHNYVSREYHFGEHVYVTRKGAIRAGEGELGIIPGSMGAKSFIVRGKGQPQSFCSCSHGAGRTMSRSAAKRKFTDMDVERQTAGVECRKDSGVIDEIPAAYKDIDTVMAHQSDLIEVVHTLKQVVCVKG